One part of the Candidatus Baltobacteraceae bacterium genome encodes these proteins:
- a CDS encoding APC family permease, whose protein sequence is MAVAKPREEQPQQRLPKVLRFFDVSVLASASMGPAYSLASTMGPVVAAAGAFAPLALTSLSAIMLCIAVSFAMLSRVAPNAGSSYSWIRMEFGNWIGAYGAWLLILSNFFATMAIAVPAGSYTLELVAPQLAQEPHWVAGVGAIWIVASTVLLYVGLRPTAMVTFAALAFEMLVLMAAAVASYVVPHPVVHAAAGSTNGAVPLTFAGFTTAMTLGIWMSDGWEVSASTSEEMAADPGASGRGGIVGLIVTTIVLVFCMMAFLHLGTPKGFADNAADSLEYVSVLLGGGMWRWFIVVAVMVSTLSTLWTTILYLSRSLFAMGRDRVLPRALGKLDARNEPLWALAIVAVLTTICQLITGYSTSANAQLNTVVTASSVFLGALFVLSAAATVRRFLGDENARWAGVVVPALGAAALLGVLAATVRFEDRVTQSYAWAGLLLGILFALWRAPKTRGGLRAVPSAVRE, encoded by the coding sequence GTGGCCGTCGCTAAGCCGCGTGAGGAACAGCCGCAGCAGCGGCTGCCAAAGGTGCTGCGGTTTTTCGACGTGTCGGTGCTGGCGTCGGCGTCGATGGGACCGGCGTATTCGTTAGCGTCGACGATGGGGCCGGTGGTTGCGGCAGCCGGTGCGTTCGCGCCGCTCGCGCTCACGTCGCTGTCGGCGATCATGCTGTGCATCGCGGTTTCGTTCGCGATGCTCTCGCGCGTTGCGCCCAATGCCGGATCGTCGTATTCGTGGATTCGCATGGAGTTTGGAAACTGGATCGGCGCCTACGGCGCGTGGCTGCTCATTCTCTCGAACTTCTTCGCGACGATGGCGATCGCCGTACCGGCCGGAAGCTACACGCTGGAGTTGGTCGCACCACAGCTCGCGCAGGAACCGCACTGGGTCGCCGGGGTCGGTGCGATCTGGATCGTTGCGAGCACGGTGCTGCTCTACGTCGGTTTGCGCCCGACGGCCATGGTAACGTTCGCTGCGCTCGCGTTCGAGATGCTCGTGTTGATGGCGGCCGCCGTTGCGTCGTACGTGGTACCGCATCCGGTGGTGCACGCAGCTGCCGGCTCGACCAACGGTGCGGTTCCGTTGACGTTTGCCGGTTTTACAACCGCGATGACGCTCGGCATTTGGATGAGCGACGGCTGGGAAGTTTCCGCTTCGACCAGCGAGGAGATGGCCGCCGATCCGGGTGCGTCCGGGCGCGGCGGCATCGTCGGTTTGATCGTCACGACCATCGTGCTCGTCTTTTGCATGATGGCGTTCTTGCATCTGGGAACGCCCAAAGGCTTTGCCGATAACGCGGCCGATTCGCTCGAGTACGTCAGCGTGCTCCTCGGCGGCGGGATGTGGCGATGGTTCATCGTCGTCGCGGTGATGGTTTCCACGCTCTCGACGTTGTGGACGACGATTCTCTACCTTTCGCGCTCGCTGTTCGCCATGGGTCGCGACCGCGTGCTGCCGCGCGCGCTCGGTAAGCTCGACGCGCGCAACGAGCCGCTGTGGGCGCTGGCCATCGTGGCCGTGCTGACGACGATCTGCCAACTGATCACCGGCTACTCGACGAGCGCCAACGCGCAGCTCAACACGGTCGTTACGGCTAGCTCCGTTTTTCTGGGGGCATTGTTCGTCCTGAGCGCGGCCGCAACGGTGCGGCGCTTCCTAGGCGACGAAAACGCACGCTGGGCTGGTGTCGTCGTACCGGCGCTGGGCGCTGCGGCTCTGCTGGGGGTGCTGGCCGCGACCGTGCGCTTCGAAGATCGGGTCACGCAAAGCTACGCGTGGGCAGGCCTCTTGCTGGGTATATTGTTCGCGCTCTGGCGAGCCCCCAAGACGCGAGGCGGCCTGCGAGCGGTCCCGAGCGCGGTTCGGGAGTAG
- the greA gene encoding transcription elongation factor GreA, with the protein MNDKEIVLTAEGLSKLEQELDELKTVHRREVNDRIRQAKEYGDLSENAEYEDAKQEQAFIEGRILKLEGMIRNARLIDESEYAADEVHLGCIVKVKDLKNNENYEFSIVGSAEADPPNRRISNESPLGRALIGHKKGATVDVTTPRGVVKYKIEAIKSNSPKKAAAKKAS; encoded by the coding sequence TTGAACGATAAAGAGATCGTCCTGACGGCCGAGGGACTGTCCAAACTAGAGCAGGAGCTCGACGAGCTCAAGACCGTCCATCGCCGGGAAGTCAACGACCGCATTCGTCAGGCAAAAGAGTACGGCGACCTGAGCGAAAACGCCGAGTACGAAGACGCTAAGCAAGAGCAGGCTTTCATCGAGGGCCGCATCCTCAAACTCGAGGGCATGATTCGCAACGCGCGCCTCATCGACGAGTCCGAGTACGCCGCCGACGAAGTGCATCTCGGCTGCATCGTCAAGGTGAAAGACCTCAAGAACAACGAGAACTACGAGTTTTCGATCGTCGGTTCGGCCGAAGCCGATCCGCCGAATCGCCGAATCTCCAATGAATCGCCGCTTGGGCGCGCGCTGATCGGTCACAAAAAAGGCGCCACCGTCGACGTCACCACGCCGCGCGGCGTCGTGAAGTATAAGATCGAAGCGATAAAAAGCAACTCTCCAAAGAAAGCCGCCGCTAAGAAGGCTTCGTGA
- the lysS gene encoding lysine--tRNA ligase, translated as MNEDLGKTEAALVAARRENLAALRSRGRDPFAQTRFEADATAAELTERYGFLVPGQSADAEAWSIAGRIMSKRTMGKTIFADVADRSGRIQLYVRKDEIGEEAFADWSHLERGDVVGLRGYMFRSKMGELTLHVTRAEILSKSLMPLPDKWHGLQDVEKRYRQRYVDLIVNPDVRDTMFLRSRIIAETRRFLDDNGFYEVETPTLLHVAGGAAARPFTTHCNALDQIMQLRIATELNLKRLIVGGMERVYEVGRIFRNEGIDTTHNPEFTMLEFYVAYWDVHDMLAFNEALIAHLVGIATDGKDSLEHDGNAISFKRPFAKTTYLGAIEQHSGGKYGRNRLLEPDGAAKILEELGLPDSPTHGHALDKIFERIAEPHLINPTFVMDYPVVISPLAKRKAGDPDLVDRYELFCAHMEISNAFTELNDPDDQRARFEAQIADRAKGDEETPDPDWDYVRALEYGMPPTAGIGIGMDRLVMLLTGQHSIRDVLLYPLQRQHG; from the coding sequence GTGAACGAAGATCTCGGCAAAACCGAAGCAGCCCTCGTAGCGGCCAGACGCGAAAATCTGGCCGCTTTACGTTCGCGCGGTCGCGATCCGTTCGCGCAGACGCGCTTCGAGGCCGATGCGACCGCAGCCGAGCTTACCGAACGGTACGGATTTTTAGTTCCCGGACAAAGCGCCGACGCGGAAGCCTGGAGCATCGCCGGACGCATCATGTCCAAGCGTACGATGGGCAAAACGATCTTCGCCGACGTTGCCGACCGCAGTGGACGCATCCAGCTTTACGTTCGAAAGGACGAGATCGGCGAAGAGGCGTTCGCCGATTGGAGCCACCTCGAGCGCGGCGACGTCGTGGGTTTGCGCGGCTATATGTTTCGTTCGAAGATGGGCGAGCTGACCTTGCACGTCACGCGCGCCGAGATTCTGTCGAAGTCGCTTATGCCGCTGCCCGACAAGTGGCACGGTCTGCAAGACGTCGAGAAGCGCTATCGCCAGCGTTACGTCGATCTCATCGTAAACCCCGACGTGCGCGACACGATGTTCTTGCGCAGCCGAATCATCGCCGAGACGCGCCGCTTCCTCGACGATAACGGTTTTTACGAAGTCGAAACGCCAACTTTGCTGCACGTCGCCGGCGGCGCCGCGGCGCGGCCCTTTACCACGCACTGCAACGCGCTCGATCAAATCATGCAGCTGCGCATCGCCACCGAGCTCAACCTCAAACGGCTGATCGTCGGCGGCATGGAGCGTGTCTACGAAGTCGGCCGCATCTTCCGCAACGAAGGCATCGACACGACCCATAACCCCGAGTTCACGATGCTCGAGTTTTACGTGGCGTACTGGGACGTGCACGACATGCTCGCGTTCAATGAGGCGCTGATCGCGCATCTCGTCGGCATCGCAACCGACGGTAAGGATAGCCTCGAGCACGACGGCAACGCGATCTCGTTCAAGCGGCCGTTCGCGAAAACGACCTATCTGGGGGCGATCGAACAGCACAGCGGTGGAAAGTACGGGCGCAATCGTTTGCTCGAGCCGGACGGCGCGGCGAAGATTCTCGAAGAGCTCGGGCTGCCCGACTCGCCGACGCACGGTCACGCGCTGGACAAGATCTTCGAACGCATCGCGGAACCGCATCTCATCAACCCGACGTTCGTGATGGATTACCCAGTGGTGATCTCGCCGCTGGCCAAGCGCAAAGCCGGCGATCCGGATCTCGTCGATCGTTACGAGCTGTTTTGCGCGCACATGGAGATCTCCAACGCGTTTACCGAGCTCAACGACCCCGACGACCAGCGCGCGCGGTTTGAAGCGCAGATCGCCGATCGTGCCAAAGGCGACGAAGAGACGCCCGATCCCGATTGGGACTACGTGCGCGCACTGGAGTACGGCATGCCCCCGACGGCCGGCATCGGCATCGGCATGGACCGTCTCGTGATGTTGTTGACCGGACAGCACTCGATCCGCGACGTGCTGCTCTACCCGCTTCAGCGCCAACACGGCTAG